One Perca flavescens isolate YP-PL-M2 chromosome 14, PFLA_1.0, whole genome shotgun sequence genomic window carries:
- the LOC114567930 gene encoding proteoglycan 4 isoform X3, giving the protein MKRMGIPIQQDTLPSTQSPVSPTKRPESSLRGRRTTAILKDDKRVRTSRANRTLVEEEPLYEKKLRLGRKMAGGTDANRSPSTDSSLSSVDKHTPTELWAISHTRLFTPTPPPPPSPPPRATRRRSRLPVIAMKFGGAVKEVADGCKLQSSQTTLEGLIETLEKFEFHHHPSPGPPAAPSGIPTMAPKFPDRPKKAVPPNSKRPHRGTLAVAPKVPAPPSEAAPPYRIGLRHGTTEVTPKVPAPPSEDAPVNRKGPRHGTPAVTPKVPAPPSEAAPPNRKGPRRGFLVVAPKVPAPPSEAAPPNSIGLRHGTPAVTPKVPAPPSEAAPPNRKGPRRGFLVVAPKVPAPPSEAASPNRIGLRHGTPAVTPKVPAPPSEAVPANRKGPRHGTPAVTPKVPAPPSEAAPPNRKGPRRGTKCHPKAVADQEDLQPLVDPAKSLSLCFTQLTSDNWEKNLDGLKSVRALARHHPEVLQTNLHEVCLLLTEAVNNLRSAVAYEAMGTGAELHAHLGRAMDTEAEWTGRVLLLKLAKTTNSFLQQQANLALDALVEGCSPGRIINVLLDTGLSHRCAAVRASTAEHLHQLGDIVGEDQILTAGKIFTERFLVAVSKMAVDPAQKVRHYGQKMLKGLVHQKEFTVQWERIIPEKDRRPVEKILKKMRQ; this is encoded by the exons ATGAAGAGAATGGGAATCCCCATCCAGCAGGACACCCTCCCCTCAACTCAGTCTCCAGTTTCTCCCACAAAAAGACCTGAATCCTCTCTGCGAGGGAGGAGAACCACGGCCATTTTAAAGGATGACAAAAGGGTTCGGACGTCCAGGGCTAACCGGACGTTGGTAGAAGAGGAGCCTTTATATGAAAAGAAGCTGCGCCTGGGCAGGAAGATGGCTGGGGGGACAGATGCAAACAGGAGCCCAAGTACAGACTCTTCCCTCAGCTCTGTGGACAAGCACACTCCCACTGAGCTGTGGGCCATTTCACACACCAGACTGTTTACccctactcctcctcctcctccttcccctcCTCCCAGAGCAACCAGGAGACGGTCTCGTCTCCCAGTGATTGCTATGAAATTTGGTGGAGCAG TCAAGGAGGTGGCCGATGGATGCAAGCTCCAGTCATCACAGACGACGCTAGAGGGACTTATAGAGACACTAGAGAAATTTGAGTTTCACCACCATCCTTCACCTGGACCACCAGCAGCCCCCAGTGGGATCCCAACGATGGCACCCAAGTTTCCAGATCGTCCAAAAAAAGCTGTCCCGCCCAACAGCAAAAGACCTCACCGTGGGACCCTGGCAGTGGCACCCAAGGTTCCAGCACCTCCATCAGAAGCTGCCCCGCCTTACAGAATTGGACTTCGTCATGGAACCACAGAGGTGACACCCAAAGTTCCAGCACCACCTTCAGAAGATGCCCCGGTCAACAGAAAAGGACCTCGTCATGGGACCCCGGCGGTGACGCCCAAAGTTCCAGCACCACCTTCAGAAGCTGCCCCGCCCAATAGAAAAGGACCTCGCCGTGGGTTCTTGGTGGTGGCACCCAAGGTTCCAGCACCTCCATCAGAAGCTGCCCCGCCCAACAGCATCGGACTTCGTCATGGGACCCCGGCGGTGACGCCCAAAGTTCCAGCACCACCTTCAGAAGCTGCCCCGCCCAATAGAAAAGGACCTCGCCGTGGCTTCTTGGTGGTGGCACCCAAGGTTCCAGCACCTCCATCAGAAGCTGCCTCGCCCAACAGAATCGGACTTCGTCATGGGACCCCGGCGGTGACGCCCAAAGTTCCAGCACCACCTTCAGAAGCTGTCCCGGCCAACAGAAAAGGACCTCGTCATGGGACCCCGGCGGTGACGCCCAAAGTTCCAGCACCACCTTCAGAAGCTGCCCCGCCCAACAGAAAAGGACCCCGCCGTGGGACAAAATGCCACCCAAAGGCTGTCGCAGATCAGGAAGATCTCCAGCCTTTGGTCGATCCTGCAAAGAgcctgtccctctgcttcaccCAGCTGACCTCAGATAACTG GGAGAAGAACCTCGATGGATTGAAATCTGTTCGAGCTCTGGCACGACACCATCCAGAAGTCCTGCAGACCAACCTGCATGAAGTCTGCCTGCTCCTCACAGAAGCG GTGAATAACCTACGCTCTGCTGTGGCCTATGAGGCAATGGGCACCGGAGCAGAGCTCCATGCCCACCTGGGGAGGGCCATGGACACTGAGGCAGAGTGGACAGGCCGTGTCCTGCTGCTAAAGTTGGCAAAGACAACCAACTCCTTCCTTCAACAGCAGGCTAACCTCGCCCTGGATGCACTGGTGGAGGGCTGCAGCCCTGGTAGAATAATAAATGTTCTCCTCGACACAGGGTTGAG CCACCGTTGTGCTGCCGTGAGGGCCAGCACAGCCGAGCACCTCCACCAGCTGGGGGACATCGTTGGAGAAGATCAGATCCTGACAGCAGGGAAGATCTTCACAGAGCGTTTCCTTGTTGCTGTCAGTAAGATGGCGGTGGATCCTGCACAAAAAGTCAG GCACTACGGACAGAAGATGCTCAAGGGACTCGTCCACCAGAAGGAGTTCACGGTCCAGTGGGAGAGGATCATCCCAGAGAAAGACAGACGTCCCGTGGAGAAGATCTTGAAGAAGATGAGGCAGTAG
- the LOC114567930 gene encoding proteoglycan 4 isoform X2, giving the protein MRTNSNEDRNPSESHRRNSGSSSQSKILDIERAETAEFFAGLQRAERLYFGQKSLIDEAMKRMGIPIQQDTLPSTQSPVSPTKRPESSLRGRRTTAILKDDKRVRTSRANRTLVEEEPLYEKKLRLGRKMAGGTDANRSPSTDSSLSSVDKHTPTELWAISHTRLFTPTPPPPPSPPPRATRRRSRLPVIAMKFGGAVKEVADGCKLQSSQTTLEGLIETLEKFEFHHHPSPGPPAAPSGIPTMAPKFPDRPKKAVPPNSKRPHRGTLAVAPKVPAPPSEAAPPYRIGLRHGTTEVTPKVPAPPSEDAPVNRKGPRHGTPAVTPKVPAPPSEAAPPNRKGPRRGFLVVAPKVPAPPSEAAPPNSIGLRHGTPAVTPKVPAPPSEAAPPNRKGPRRGFLVVAPKVPAPPSEAASPNRIGLRHGTPAVTPKVPAPPSEAVPANRKGPRHGTPAVTPKVPAPPSEAAPPNRKGPRRGTKCHPKAVADQEDLQPLVDPAKSLSLCFTQLTSDNWEKNLDGLKSVRALARHHPEVLQTNLHEVCLLLTEAVNNLRSAVAYEAMGTGAELHAHLGRAMDTEAEWTGRVLLLKLAKTTNSFLQQQANLALDALVEGCSPGRIINVLLDTGLSHRCAAVRASTAEHLHQLGDIVGEDQILTAGKIFTERFLVAVSKMAVDPAQKVRHYGQKMLKGLVHQKEFTVQWERIIPEKDRRPVEKILKKMRQ; this is encoded by the exons ATGAGGACGAACAGCAATGAAGACCGTAAT CCATCAGAGAGCCACAGAAGAAACAGTGGCTCCAGCAGTCAGTCCAAGATCCTGGACATTGAGAGAGCTGAAACGGCTGAGTTTTTTGCAGGGCTTCAACGTGCAGAGAGACTGTATTTTGGACAGAAATCCTTAATTGATGAAGCTATGAAGAGAATGGGAATCCCCATCCAGCAGGACACCCTCCCCTCAACTCAGTCTCCAGTTTCTCCCACAAAAAGACCTGAATCCTCTCTGCGAGGGAGGAGAACCACGGCCATTTTAAAGGATGACAAAAGGGTTCGGACGTCCAGGGCTAACCGGACGTTGGTAGAAGAGGAGCCTTTATATGAAAAGAAGCTGCGCCTGGGCAGGAAGATGGCTGGGGGGACAGATGCAAACAGGAGCCCAAGTACAGACTCTTCCCTCAGCTCTGTGGACAAGCACACTCCCACTGAGCTGTGGGCCATTTCACACACCAGACTGTTTACccctactcctcctcctcctccttcccctcCTCCCAGAGCAACCAGGAGACGGTCTCGTCTCCCAGTGATTGCTATGAAATTTGGTGGAGCAG TCAAGGAGGTGGCCGATGGATGCAAGCTCCAGTCATCACAGACGACGCTAGAGGGACTTATAGAGACACTAGAGAAATTTGAGTTTCACCACCATCCTTCACCTGGACCACCAGCAGCCCCCAGTGGGATCCCAACGATGGCACCCAAGTTTCCAGATCGTCCAAAAAAAGCTGTCCCGCCCAACAGCAAAAGACCTCACCGTGGGACCCTGGCAGTGGCACCCAAGGTTCCAGCACCTCCATCAGAAGCTGCCCCGCCTTACAGAATTGGACTTCGTCATGGAACCACAGAGGTGACACCCAAAGTTCCAGCACCACCTTCAGAAGATGCCCCGGTCAACAGAAAAGGACCTCGTCATGGGACCCCGGCGGTGACGCCCAAAGTTCCAGCACCACCTTCAGAAGCTGCCCCGCCCAATAGAAAAGGACCTCGCCGTGGGTTCTTGGTGGTGGCACCCAAGGTTCCAGCACCTCCATCAGAAGCTGCCCCGCCCAACAGCATCGGACTTCGTCATGGGACCCCGGCGGTGACGCCCAAAGTTCCAGCACCACCTTCAGAAGCTGCCCCGCCCAATAGAAAAGGACCTCGCCGTGGCTTCTTGGTGGTGGCACCCAAGGTTCCAGCACCTCCATCAGAAGCTGCCTCGCCCAACAGAATCGGACTTCGTCATGGGACCCCGGCGGTGACGCCCAAAGTTCCAGCACCACCTTCAGAAGCTGTCCCGGCCAACAGAAAAGGACCTCGTCATGGGACCCCGGCGGTGACGCCCAAAGTTCCAGCACCACCTTCAGAAGCTGCCCCGCCCAACAGAAAAGGACCCCGCCGTGGGACAAAATGCCACCCAAAGGCTGTCGCAGATCAGGAAGATCTCCAGCCTTTGGTCGATCCTGCAAAGAgcctgtccctctgcttcaccCAGCTGACCTCAGATAACTG GGAGAAGAACCTCGATGGATTGAAATCTGTTCGAGCTCTGGCACGACACCATCCAGAAGTCCTGCAGACCAACCTGCATGAAGTCTGCCTGCTCCTCACAGAAGCG GTGAATAACCTACGCTCTGCTGTGGCCTATGAGGCAATGGGCACCGGAGCAGAGCTCCATGCCCACCTGGGGAGGGCCATGGACACTGAGGCAGAGTGGACAGGCCGTGTCCTGCTGCTAAAGTTGGCAAAGACAACCAACTCCTTCCTTCAACAGCAGGCTAACCTCGCCCTGGATGCACTGGTGGAGGGCTGCAGCCCTGGTAGAATAATAAATGTTCTCCTCGACACAGGGTTGAG CCACCGTTGTGCTGCCGTGAGGGCCAGCACAGCCGAGCACCTCCACCAGCTGGGGGACATCGTTGGAGAAGATCAGATCCTGACAGCAGGGAAGATCTTCACAGAGCGTTTCCTTGTTGCTGTCAGTAAGATGGCGGTGGATCCTGCACAAAAAGTCAG GCACTACGGACAGAAGATGCTCAAGGGACTCGTCCACCAGAAGGAGTTCACGGTCCAGTGGGAGAGGATCATCCCAGAGAAAGACAGACGTCCCGTGGAGAAGATCTTGAAGAAGATGAGGCAGTAG
- the LOC114567930 gene encoding proteoglycan 4 isoform X1, with the protein MRTNSNEDRNFLQPSESHRRNSGSSSQSKILDIERAETAEFFAGLQRAERLYFGQKSLIDEAMKRMGIPIQQDTLPSTQSPVSPTKRPESSLRGRRTTAILKDDKRVRTSRANRTLVEEEPLYEKKLRLGRKMAGGTDANRSPSTDSSLSSVDKHTPTELWAISHTRLFTPTPPPPPSPPPRATRRRSRLPVIAMKFGGAVKEVADGCKLQSSQTTLEGLIETLEKFEFHHHPSPGPPAAPSGIPTMAPKFPDRPKKAVPPNSKRPHRGTLAVAPKVPAPPSEAAPPYRIGLRHGTTEVTPKVPAPPSEDAPVNRKGPRHGTPAVTPKVPAPPSEAAPPNRKGPRRGFLVVAPKVPAPPSEAAPPNSIGLRHGTPAVTPKVPAPPSEAAPPNRKGPRRGFLVVAPKVPAPPSEAASPNRIGLRHGTPAVTPKVPAPPSEAVPANRKGPRHGTPAVTPKVPAPPSEAAPPNRKGPRRGTKCHPKAVADQEDLQPLVDPAKSLSLCFTQLTSDNWEKNLDGLKSVRALARHHPEVLQTNLHEVCLLLTEAVNNLRSAVAYEAMGTGAELHAHLGRAMDTEAEWTGRVLLLKLAKTTNSFLQQQANLALDALVEGCSPGRIINVLLDTGLSHRCAAVRASTAEHLHQLGDIVGEDQILTAGKIFTERFLVAVSKMAVDPAQKVRHYGQKMLKGLVHQKEFTVQWERIIPEKDRRPVEKILKKMRQ; encoded by the exons ATGAGGACGAACAGCAATGAAGACCGTAAT tTTTTACAGCCATCAGAGAGCCACAGAAGAAACAGTGGCTCCAGCAGTCAGTCCAAGATCCTGGACATTGAGAGAGCTGAAACGGCTGAGTTTTTTGCAGGGCTTCAACGTGCAGAGAGACTGTATTTTGGACAGAAATCCTTAATTGATGAAGCTATGAAGAGAATGGGAATCCCCATCCAGCAGGACACCCTCCCCTCAACTCAGTCTCCAGTTTCTCCCACAAAAAGACCTGAATCCTCTCTGCGAGGGAGGAGAACCACGGCCATTTTAAAGGATGACAAAAGGGTTCGGACGTCCAGGGCTAACCGGACGTTGGTAGAAGAGGAGCCTTTATATGAAAAGAAGCTGCGCCTGGGCAGGAAGATGGCTGGGGGGACAGATGCAAACAGGAGCCCAAGTACAGACTCTTCCCTCAGCTCTGTGGACAAGCACACTCCCACTGAGCTGTGGGCCATTTCACACACCAGACTGTTTACccctactcctcctcctcctccttcccctcCTCCCAGAGCAACCAGGAGACGGTCTCGTCTCCCAGTGATTGCTATGAAATTTGGTGGAGCAG TCAAGGAGGTGGCCGATGGATGCAAGCTCCAGTCATCACAGACGACGCTAGAGGGACTTATAGAGACACTAGAGAAATTTGAGTTTCACCACCATCCTTCACCTGGACCACCAGCAGCCCCCAGTGGGATCCCAACGATGGCACCCAAGTTTCCAGATCGTCCAAAAAAAGCTGTCCCGCCCAACAGCAAAAGACCTCACCGTGGGACCCTGGCAGTGGCACCCAAGGTTCCAGCACCTCCATCAGAAGCTGCCCCGCCTTACAGAATTGGACTTCGTCATGGAACCACAGAGGTGACACCCAAAGTTCCAGCACCACCTTCAGAAGATGCCCCGGTCAACAGAAAAGGACCTCGTCATGGGACCCCGGCGGTGACGCCCAAAGTTCCAGCACCACCTTCAGAAGCTGCCCCGCCCAATAGAAAAGGACCTCGCCGTGGGTTCTTGGTGGTGGCACCCAAGGTTCCAGCACCTCCATCAGAAGCTGCCCCGCCCAACAGCATCGGACTTCGTCATGGGACCCCGGCGGTGACGCCCAAAGTTCCAGCACCACCTTCAGAAGCTGCCCCGCCCAATAGAAAAGGACCTCGCCGTGGCTTCTTGGTGGTGGCACCCAAGGTTCCAGCACCTCCATCAGAAGCTGCCTCGCCCAACAGAATCGGACTTCGTCATGGGACCCCGGCGGTGACGCCCAAAGTTCCAGCACCACCTTCAGAAGCTGTCCCGGCCAACAGAAAAGGACCTCGTCATGGGACCCCGGCGGTGACGCCCAAAGTTCCAGCACCACCTTCAGAAGCTGCCCCGCCCAACAGAAAAGGACCCCGCCGTGGGACAAAATGCCACCCAAAGGCTGTCGCAGATCAGGAAGATCTCCAGCCTTTGGTCGATCCTGCAAAGAgcctgtccctctgcttcaccCAGCTGACCTCAGATAACTG GGAGAAGAACCTCGATGGATTGAAATCTGTTCGAGCTCTGGCACGACACCATCCAGAAGTCCTGCAGACCAACCTGCATGAAGTCTGCCTGCTCCTCACAGAAGCG GTGAATAACCTACGCTCTGCTGTGGCCTATGAGGCAATGGGCACCGGAGCAGAGCTCCATGCCCACCTGGGGAGGGCCATGGACACTGAGGCAGAGTGGACAGGCCGTGTCCTGCTGCTAAAGTTGGCAAAGACAACCAACTCCTTCCTTCAACAGCAGGCTAACCTCGCCCTGGATGCACTGGTGGAGGGCTGCAGCCCTGGTAGAATAATAAATGTTCTCCTCGACACAGGGTTGAG CCACCGTTGTGCTGCCGTGAGGGCCAGCACAGCCGAGCACCTCCACCAGCTGGGGGACATCGTTGGAGAAGATCAGATCCTGACAGCAGGGAAGATCTTCACAGAGCGTTTCCTTGTTGCTGTCAGTAAGATGGCGGTGGATCCTGCACAAAAAGTCAG GCACTACGGACAGAAGATGCTCAAGGGACTCGTCCACCAGAAGGAGTTCACGGTCCAGTGGGAGAGGATCATCCCAGAGAAAGACAGACGTCCCGTGGAGAAGATCTTGAAGAAGATGAGGCAGTAG